One Mycobacteroides abscessus ATCC 19977 genomic window carries:
- a CDS encoding DUF2505 domain-containing protein has protein sequence MSRRSVFTVSFPAPAEKIYQDFASRDYWETLMSAYGWLTPVSEIQAFSVTDGGIDVVLKQHLPRIYLPPIAQKVMLTDLIITRVQHFAPFDQRTASAIGNYSASVVAGPGSFTGVCALADTGEGSQLRLSSTCRVYLPFIGGKLEDLILYHLNDLFRVEEGFIADWVAKHH, from the coding sequence ATGTCCAGGCGTTCCGTCTTCACGGTGAGTTTTCCGGCTCCGGCCGAGAAGATCTACCAGGACTTCGCGAGCCGGGACTACTGGGAAACCCTGATGTCGGCGTATGGCTGGCTTACCCCCGTCTCCGAGATTCAGGCCTTCTCGGTCACCGACGGCGGTATCGACGTCGTGCTCAAGCAGCATCTGCCCCGCATCTATCTGCCCCCGATCGCGCAGAAGGTGATGCTCACCGACCTGATCATCACCCGGGTACAGCATTTCGCCCCTTTCGACCAGCGCACGGCGTCGGCGATAGGCAACTACAGTGCCTCGGTGGTGGCCGGGCCGGGCTCTTTTACCGGAGTGTGCGCGCTGGCCGATACCGGTGAGGGTTCTCAGCTGAGGCTCTCCAGCACTTGCAGGGTCTACCTCCCCTTCATCGGGGGCAAGCTTGAGGACTTGATCCTGTACCACCTCAACGACCTCTTCCGCGTGGAGGAAGGCTTCATCGCCGACTGGGTCGCCAAGCACCACTAG
- a CDS encoding UDP-N-acetylmuramate dehydrogenase, with protein MGLARTTRAEIEDLGAVVTEGAALAPLTTLRLGPVAATLIRCESTRQVTGTLAALDGHPALLLAGGSNVVLADDLADVTAVHIAAAGVTVDGSLLRAEAGANWDEVVALSLRAGLGGLECLSGIPGTAGATPVQNVGAYGVEVSSLLRRVRVLNRETGRVRWYGPDELRFGYRTSILKGTSARVVLEVEFGLSTDGLSAPIRYPELAKELGVAQGDRTDASAVREAVLGLRRRKGMVLDESDRDTWSVGSFFTNPVVAEGDVDGVRARVHEHLGPGVVMPLYSAQHGVKLSAGWLVERAGFDKGYPGERSAVRVSTKHALALTHRGGGSTDELLTLARTVRDGVLETFGVRLVPEPVLVGCSL; from the coding sequence GTGGGCCTGGCACGAACAACGCGCGCGGAGATCGAGGACCTCGGCGCTGTGGTGACCGAGGGCGCTGCACTGGCTCCGCTGACGACACTGCGATTAGGGCCGGTGGCCGCCACGCTCATTCGGTGTGAGAGCACCCGGCAGGTGACCGGCACGCTGGCGGCATTGGACGGTCATCCGGCCCTGCTGCTCGCGGGTGGTTCCAATGTGGTGCTGGCCGATGACCTGGCGGACGTGACGGCGGTGCACATTGCCGCGGCGGGTGTCACGGTGGACGGGTCCTTGTTGCGGGCCGAGGCCGGCGCCAACTGGGACGAGGTGGTGGCGTTGTCGCTGCGGGCCGGTCTCGGTGGGCTGGAATGCCTGTCGGGAATCCCGGGTACCGCGGGCGCTACCCCTGTGCAGAACGTGGGTGCGTACGGAGTCGAGGTTTCTTCGTTACTGCGACGAGTCCGGGTATTGAACCGCGAGACCGGCCGGGTGCGTTGGTATGGGCCTGATGAGCTGAGGTTCGGTTACCGCACCAGCATTCTCAAGGGCACCAGTGCGCGTGTGGTGCTGGAGGTCGAGTTCGGTCTGTCCACGGATGGGCTGAGCGCGCCGATCCGATACCCGGAATTGGCCAAGGAGCTGGGCGTGGCACAAGGCGATCGCACCGATGCGTCGGCAGTGCGCGAGGCCGTGCTGGGACTACGACGGCGCAAGGGCATGGTGCTCGACGAGTCCGATCGTGACACGTGGAGCGTCGGCTCTTTCTTCACAAATCCTGTTGTCGCCGAAGGCGATGTGGATGGCGTTCGGGCTCGGGTGCATGAGCACCTGGGCCCCGGTGTCGTGATGCCGCTGTATTCGGCCCAGCATGGCGTGAAGTTGTCGGCGGGCTGGCTCGTGGAACGGGCCGGATTCGACAAGGGCTATCCGGGAGAGCGGTCGGCGGTGCGGGTGTCCACGAAACACGCTCTGGCATTGACGCATCGCGGCGGCGGCAGCACCGATGAGTTATTGACACTCGCCCGTACCGTGCGTGACGGGGTCTTGGAGACCTTCGGCGTGCGTCTGGTGCCGGAGCCGGTGCTGGTGGGCTGCTCGTTGTAG
- a CDS encoding MFS transporter yields MLTRPVIVLFSFSCGLAVATIYFSQPLLDTIGSQFSMPTAQVGIVLTLTQIGYAIGLLLIVPLGDIVDQRRLIVGQTVLLGVALLATAISPNAWTFLLSITTLGALAVVTQVMVTYTAVHAARERQGWAVGVVTGGIISGILLARTVSGALSDLLGWRSVYAVAAIAVAAIATILARTLVGSDPTRHGPPYGRLLLSTLRLLRDESVLRSRAIIAMLVFAAITVLLTPMVLPLTSAPYHLSHTQVGLFGLAGAAGAVGAFKAGTWCDRGWANRVTGAGLSLMLAAWALAATLHWTLLGLAVAVVIIDFGLQSVHVANQSLIYRLDPELHGRVTAAYMTFYSIGSAIGAIASTWVYAARAWSGVCLLGAAISLGALAYWAALQRAAHQHRLRHQTHAEGLQDPVTHGTGECQ; encoded by the coding sequence GTGCTGACCAGACCCGTCATCGTGTTGTTCTCGTTTTCCTGCGGGCTGGCGGTGGCAACGATCTACTTCTCCCAACCGCTCCTGGACACCATCGGCTCCCAATTCTCCATGCCCACAGCGCAAGTCGGAATCGTGCTGACACTCACCCAGATCGGCTACGCGATCGGGCTGCTGCTGATCGTGCCCCTCGGCGATATCGTGGATCAACGTCGGCTCATCGTCGGCCAGACCGTACTGCTCGGGGTGGCGCTACTCGCCACCGCGATATCACCCAACGCGTGGACGTTCTTGCTGAGCATCACCACGCTGGGCGCACTCGCTGTGGTGACCCAGGTGATGGTCACCTACACAGCGGTCCACGCCGCACGGGAACGACAAGGGTGGGCAGTCGGGGTCGTCACCGGCGGCATCATCAGTGGAATACTCCTGGCGCGCACCGTATCCGGAGCACTATCTGATCTGCTGGGCTGGCGGTCGGTCTATGCGGTGGCGGCAATCGCCGTAGCGGCAATCGCCACAATCCTGGCGCGCACCCTGGTGGGATCCGATCCCACGCGCCACGGACCGCCCTATGGCCGCCTGCTGCTCTCCACGCTGCGGCTCCTGCGCGACGAGTCCGTCCTACGCTCCCGGGCCATCATCGCCATGCTCGTCTTCGCCGCCATCACCGTCTTACTGACCCCCATGGTGCTGCCGCTCACCTCCGCGCCATACCACTTGTCGCATACCCAGGTCGGGCTGTTCGGATTGGCCGGAGCGGCGGGAGCAGTGGGCGCCTTCAAAGCCGGCACGTGGTGCGATCGCGGCTGGGCCAACCGGGTCACCGGCGCAGGCCTTTCGCTGATGCTGGCGGCATGGGCACTGGCCGCGACGCTGCACTGGACGCTGCTGGGGCTCGCCGTCGCCGTCGTGATCATCGACTTCGGCCTGCAGTCGGTGCATGTGGCGAACCAAAGCCTGATCTACCGGCTGGATCCCGAGCTCCACGGTCGCGTCACCGCCGCCTATATGACCTTCTATTCCATCGGCAGTGCCATCGGCGCCATCGCGTCAACATGGGTCTACGCGGCCCGGGCATGGAGCGGGGTATGCCTGCTCGGTGCGGCCATCAGTCTTGGCGCACTTGCCTACTGGGCTGCGCTACAACGAGCAGCCCACCAGCACCGGCTCCGGCACCAGACGCACGCCGAAGGTCTCCAAGACCCCGTCACGCACGGTACGGGCGAGTGTCAATAA
- a CDS encoding CHAT domain-containing protein has protein sequence MTDILVLRFADLGIATYASLRVVGEPSRTVTWVVDQRPLETVCTALDAALPEATGSETALTAIARALTVGALASPEAELQLARALGAELVAPEGWKLLSECVTSPRAVLFVTPSPKLARVPWGQLAMPGPDDYRLMELVDVLMSVPPNIVHAPRHPARWRDRQRGPVALLLDPRIPGQRPDSTLGSVLGRPAAEGALTRHFGELMDNHRVLPVAGTPRELFRRSDTDRDWLGGACAQNPARLLYVGHASAAEGAVGHAARAALHLAEDHPLTAADLMAAQFPIPPRVALLACSSGGDYRFDEATGLAAAMILGGAELVTATLWSLPTTAAYSQFVSYTADPMTDTVIGVDHAHRDEDAGRAVNRWQRAQLRRWRDGDRAASPLHWAAVVSFAVDGAR, from the coding sequence ATGACGGATATCTTGGTGCTGCGGTTCGCCGATCTGGGCATCGCCACCTATGCCAGCCTGCGAGTGGTGGGAGAGCCCTCCCGCACGGTCACCTGGGTCGTCGATCAGCGGCCGTTGGAAACTGTCTGTACCGCACTCGATGCCGCACTGCCGGAGGCGACGGGGTCTGAAACCGCGCTGACCGCCATCGCGCGAGCCTTGACCGTGGGCGCACTCGCAAGCCCGGAGGCGGAATTACAGCTGGCGCGGGCCTTGGGCGCGGAGCTGGTGGCGCCCGAGGGCTGGAAGCTGTTGTCCGAGTGCGTGACTTCTCCGCGGGCCGTGCTTTTTGTGACTCCCAGCCCGAAATTGGCGCGGGTGCCGTGGGGACAGCTGGCTATGCCGGGGCCGGACGATTATCGGCTGATGGAGTTGGTCGATGTCCTGATGTCGGTGCCACCGAACATCGTTCATGCGCCACGTCATCCAGCGCGGTGGCGCGATCGTCAGCGCGGTCCCGTCGCGTTGCTGTTGGATCCGCGGATTCCGGGGCAACGGCCGGATTCCACATTGGGTTCGGTGTTGGGCCGCCCCGCGGCGGAGGGCGCCCTGACCCGCCATTTCGGCGAACTGATGGATAACCATCGGGTGCTGCCGGTAGCCGGTACGCCGCGAGAGCTGTTCCGCCGGAGCGATACAGACCGTGACTGGCTTGGCGGAGCATGCGCACAGAACCCGGCCCGGCTGCTCTACGTCGGGCATGCCAGTGCGGCGGAGGGGGCTGTTGGCCACGCCGCCCGGGCCGCCCTACATCTGGCCGAGGATCACCCGCTGACCGCGGCCGACCTGATGGCCGCGCAGTTTCCGATCCCGCCGCGAGTGGCGCTGTTGGCATGCTCATCGGGAGGTGACTATCGCTTCGACGAGGCGACGGGGCTTGCCGCGGCGATGATCCTGGGTGGTGCGGAGTTGGTGACCGCGACCCTGTGGTCACTGCCGACTACCGCTGCCTATAGCCAATTTGTTTCGTACACAGCAGATCCCATGACCGATACGGTCATAGGGGTGGACCACGCGCACCGCGACGAGGACGCCGGCCGCGCGGTGAACCGCTGGCAGCGGGCCCAGCTGCGGCGCTGGCGTGATGGCGACCGCGCGGCGAGCCCGCTGCACTGGGCGGCAGTGGTCAGCTTCGCCGTCGATGGCGCTCGCTGA
- a CDS encoding DUF2505 domain-containing protein: MARSFDLSVEYSATVEQVHAAFADESYWHERLAGSGADTATLDSLKSDDGDLEIVTTQVLRSDRLPGIVSQFHRGDLQIVRTEKWGAIADGTSEGTVVGSIPGAPVTLSGIARLQPGAKGSRLDLKVGVEVKIPLVGGKIEGFVGGKLMDLLSAEQRFTSEWIATHG, from the coding sequence ATGGCGCGCTCATTCGACCTGTCAGTGGAGTATTCGGCTACCGTCGAGCAAGTCCATGCGGCCTTCGCCGACGAGAGTTACTGGCATGAACGTCTAGCGGGCTCCGGAGCCGATACCGCGACGCTGGACTCCCTGAAATCCGACGACGGCGACCTCGAGATCGTCACCACACAGGTGTTGCGCAGCGACCGGCTGCCCGGCATCGTCTCGCAGTTTCACCGAGGTGACCTGCAGATCGTCCGCACCGAGAAGTGGGGTGCCATCGCAGACGGCACATCCGAGGGCACCGTGGTGGGCTCGATCCCGGGCGCACCCGTCACCCTGTCGGGCATCGCGCGGTTACAGCCGGGAGCCAAGGGTTCACGACTTGATCTGAAGGTCGGCGTCGAAGTCAAGATCCCCCTGGTAGGCGGCAAAATCGAGGGCTTCGTCGGCGGAAAGCTCATGGACCTGCTCTCTGCCGAACAGCGATTCACCTCCGAATGGATCGCCACCCACGGCTAG
- a CDS encoding carbon-nitrogen hydrolase family protein: protein MRIVLAQITSGADPTENLATVAATVRDAAAQGATLIVFPEATMCRFGVPLGPVAQPVNGRWADGVRAIADEAGLTVVVGMFTPAGDGRVHNTLLATGPGVDTHYNKIHLYDAFGFRESATVAPGHEPVLITVDGVAVGLTTCYDIRFPGLYTDLARRGAQVITVSASWAAGTGKWDQWTLLARARAADSTCFVAAADQALPALEAPAHGSPTGIGGSLLASPTGELIAQAGPDPELIVADLNLGAVAETRKILPVLNSSSAE, encoded by the coding sequence ATGCGGATTGTGTTGGCGCAGATCACCAGCGGTGCCGATCCCACCGAGAACCTGGCGACGGTGGCGGCCACGGTACGCGACGCCGCCGCGCAGGGCGCTACCCTGATCGTCTTCCCCGAGGCCACCATGTGCCGGTTTGGTGTGCCGCTGGGTCCGGTCGCCCAACCGGTGAACGGCCGCTGGGCCGACGGCGTCCGCGCCATCGCAGACGAAGCGGGCCTGACCGTCGTGGTCGGGATGTTCACTCCCGCCGGCGACGGCCGCGTTCACAACACCCTGCTGGCCACCGGTCCCGGTGTGGACACGCACTACAACAAGATCCACCTGTACGACGCGTTTGGCTTCCGCGAATCGGCCACCGTCGCGCCCGGGCACGAGCCGGTTCTCATCACCGTCGACGGGGTGGCCGTCGGGCTGACCACGTGCTACGACATCCGCTTCCCGGGGCTGTACACCGACCTGGCGCGCCGCGGTGCCCAGGTGATCACGGTCAGTGCGTCCTGGGCCGCCGGCACCGGCAAGTGGGACCAGTGGACACTGCTGGCACGGGCCCGGGCCGCGGACTCGACATGCTTCGTAGCAGCGGCCGACCAGGCCTTACCGGCACTGGAAGCACCCGCTCACGGCTCACCCACGGGGATCGGCGGCAGCCTGCTGGCCTCGCCGACGGGCGAACTCATTGCCCAGGCCGGCCCGGACCCCGAGCTCATCGTGGCGGATCTGAACCTCGGCGCGGTGGCCGAGACCCGCAAGATCTTGCCGGTCCTTAACTCGTCCTCAGCCGAGTAG
- a CDS encoding winged helix-turn-helix transcriptional regulator: MVGRASHAESSCTLARPLGEIGDGWSLLIVRDAFDGLRRFGEFQKSLGLAKNILASRLSTLVENGILEVVPAGARHEYQLTEKGRGLFPVLVALRQWSGEFCFRPGEPRVSLIDRKTSSPVRRFELRAADGRLLAPEDTTVAQTAG, translated from the coding sequence ATGGTGGGGCGAGCAAGTCATGCGGAATCCAGTTGCACCCTGGCCCGGCCGCTGGGAGAGATCGGCGACGGTTGGTCGCTGCTGATCGTTCGTGACGCGTTCGACGGACTACGCCGATTCGGGGAATTCCAGAAAAGTCTTGGGCTTGCCAAGAACATCCTGGCATCGCGTCTGTCGACCCTGGTGGAGAACGGCATCCTGGAGGTCGTTCCCGCGGGCGCGCGTCACGAGTATCAACTGACGGAAAAGGGACGTGGGCTGTTTCCCGTCCTGGTGGCGTTGCGGCAGTGGAGCGGCGAGTTTTGTTTCCGGCCAGGCGAACCCCGTGTTTCGCTGATAGACCGCAAGACATCGAGCCCGGTGCGGCGGTTCGAGTTGCGCGCCGCCGATGGCCGCCTGCTGGCGCCCGAAGACACGACGGTGGCTCAGACGGCGGGCTAG
- a CDS encoding lipoprotein LpqH codes for MNRVIVGAMGLLAAGAVVVGCSNDKPAGAAQVSSGSNAEVKVDGKDLAGLDLKSVTCVKQGGNINVASAAINGQQGLGVVMTDEATPKVTSLGLVYDGAALAVSEGMGAKVGSADVKVDGKTYTITGEASGADVKNPMAGMITKPFTIKVSCG; via the coding sequence ATGAATCGAGTAATCGTGGGCGCCATGGGACTTCTTGCCGCCGGCGCGGTGGTGGTCGGCTGCTCGAACGATAAGCCGGCCGGCGCCGCACAGGTAAGTTCCGGCAGCAATGCCGAGGTGAAGGTGGACGGCAAGGATCTGGCGGGTCTGGACCTGAAGTCGGTGACCTGCGTCAAGCAGGGCGGCAACATCAATGTGGCCAGCGCCGCCATCAACGGTCAACAGGGCCTGGGCGTGGTCATGACCGATGAGGCAACCCCCAAGGTGACCTCGTTGGGATTGGTGTACGACGGCGCGGCGCTGGCAGTCAGCGAGGGTATGGGTGCGAAGGTCGGCTCCGCGGACGTCAAGGTCGACGGAAAGACCTACACCATCACCGGTGAGGCTTCGGGTGCCGACGTCAAGAACCCGATGGCCGGGATGATCACCAAACCGTTCACCATCAAGGTGAGCTGCGGCTGA